A single window of Nicotiana sylvestris chromosome 3, ASM39365v2, whole genome shotgun sequence DNA harbors:
- the LOC104219863 gene encoding dihydrodipicolinate reductase-like protein CRR1, chloroplastic yields MAASSCQFQPTYYISHNVRPIKVKKTKPFICCSVQPSQNNVKVIINGAAKEIGRAAVIAVTKARGMEVAGAVDSNFVGQDIGQVCDMEEPLEIPIINDLTMVLGSISQSKATGVVIDFTDPSTVYDNVKQATAFGMNSVVYVPRIKQETVMALSMFCEKASMGCLVAPTLSIGSILLQQAAISASFHYNNVEIVESRANAVDFPTQDAVQIANNLSNLGQLYNRDDISTDIPARGQVLGEDGVRIHSLVLPGLPSSTSVYFSRPGEVYTLKHDITDVQCLMPGLILAIRKVVRLKNLVYGLEKFL; encoded by the exons ATGGCGGCCTCGAGCTGCCAATTTCAACCTACATACTACATTAGTCATAACGTCAGGCCGATAAAAGTGAagaagacaaagccattcatctGTTGCTCAGTACAGCCATCTCAAAACAATGTGAAAGTAATCATAAATGGAGCTGCAAAGGAGATAGGAAGAGCAGCCGTAATTGCTGTGACTAAAGCTAGAGGAATGGAAGTGGCTGGTGCTGTTGATTCTAATTTTGTTGGACAAGATATTGGACAG GTTTGTGACATGGAAGAACCTCTAGAAATACCGATAATAAACGACCTTACAATGGTGTTGGGTTCAATATCTCAG TCAAAGGCAACTGGGGTAGTCATTGATTTCACTGACCCTTCTACAGTTTATGACAATGTCAAACAG GCAACAGCATTTGGGATGAATAGTGTAGTTTACGTGCCAAGGATTAAGCAAGAAACTGTCATGGCTTTATCTATGTTCTGCGAGAAGGCCAGCATG GGTTGCTTGGTTGCACCAACTCTTTCAATTGGATCCATACTTCTCCAGCAAGCAGCAATTTCAGCTTCTTTTCACTATAACAATGTAGAAATTGTTGAGTCTAGAGCTAATGCAGTG GATTTTCCAACCCAGGATGCAGTTCAAATTGCTAACAACCTTTCAAATTTGGGTCAGCTGTATAATAGAGATGACATTTCCACAGATATTCCG GCAAGGGGTCAAGTTCTAGGGGAAGACGGAGTACGTATTCACAGCTTGGTTCTACCAGGGCTACCATCTAGTACATCAGTATACTTCTCAAGGCCAGGAGAG GTTTACACACTAAAGCATGATATCACAGATGTGCAATGTCTCATGCCAGGCTTAATTCTAGCCATTAGAAAAGTTGTTCGCCTCAAG AACCTGGTCTATGGCTTGGAGAAGTTTTTATAA